One window of Pseudacidobacterium ailaaui genomic DNA carries:
- the coxB gene encoding cytochrome c oxidase subunit II: MMHYISPVLWQFLLKWLHRLPLFPPEASSIAPYTDEFYFYLLLISFVGTGIVVAMVIGFSILYRKERHPEAVQIEGNTLLEATWTIVPLGLFLIAFVWGALLYFRIYNPPTNAMNIYIVGKQWMWKAEHPGGQHEINALHVPINRPVQLTMVSQDVFHSFSIPAFRVKREVIPGRYTTVWFEATKPGTYHLFCTQYCGTLHSQMIGEVVAMSPEDYQAWTASSTSGSSLAQNGERLFASLGCNQCHSGSPEARGPNLAGVYGAKIQMSNGSVVTADEAFLRDVILNPTLHQVAGYAPIMPTYQGQVSEEGLISLVEFIKNLNSNYRIQQTLNTSQVQTAAPAAASGQGAVKP; encoded by the coding sequence ATGATGCATTACATTAGCCCCGTACTTTGGCAGTTTTTACTCAAGTGGCTCCATCGGCTCCCGCTGTTTCCGCCCGAGGCGTCAAGCATCGCGCCTTACACGGACGAGTTCTACTTTTATCTGCTTCTGATCTCGTTTGTCGGGACTGGCATTGTGGTCGCCATGGTCATCGGCTTCTCCATCCTTTACCGCAAGGAAAGGCATCCGGAGGCCGTACAGATTGAGGGCAACACTCTGCTGGAAGCCACTTGGACCATCGTCCCTCTGGGCCTCTTCCTGATCGCCTTCGTATGGGGTGCGCTCCTGTACTTCCGCATCTATAACCCGCCTACCAACGCCATGAACATCTACATCGTTGGCAAGCAGTGGATGTGGAAGGCCGAACACCCGGGTGGCCAACATGAGATTAATGCGCTGCACGTACCCATCAACCGCCCGGTGCAGCTCACCATGGTCTCTCAGGACGTCTTTCACAGCTTTTCCATTCCGGCCTTCCGCGTCAAACGTGAGGTCATTCCAGGACGTTACACTACCGTCTGGTTTGAAGCCACAAAGCCGGGGACGTATCATCTATTCTGTACCCAGTATTGCGGTACCCTGCATTCCCAGATGATCGGGGAGGTCGTGGCCATGTCTCCGGAGGACTACCAGGCCTGGACGGCCAGCTCCACCAGCGGTTCCTCGCTGGCGCAGAACGGAGAGCGTCTCTTTGCCAGCCTCGGTTGCAATCAGTGCCATTCGGGAAGTCCGGAAGCGCGCGGGCCAAATCTTGCCGGAGTATATGGAGCGAAGATCCAGATGTCCAACGGATCAGTCGTCACTGCCGACGAGGCCTTCCTGCGCGATGTCATCCTGAACCCTACACTGCATCAGGTTGCCGGATATGCCCCGATCATGCCCACCTATCAGGGGCAGGTCAGTGAAGAAGGTCTGATCTCTCTTGTCGAATTCATTAAAAACCTCAATTCGAATTACCGTATTCAGCAGACGCTGAATACCAGCCAGGTCCAGACCGCAGCGCCCGCAGCTGCATCCGGACAAGGAGCGGTGAAGCCATGA
- a CDS encoding SCO family protein: MQAQTTIRNVQRTLVWGLALLLGFSACAARAQVSAYGDKQMGDNSAQVPSALNRVNIVQKLNTRLPLEAEFHDETGKTVHLGDYFGTRPVILALVYYNCPMLCSEELNGLVGALEMVKFRPGKDFDVVVVSIDPTETYSLAAQKKAYYVKRYGHPETAAGWHFLTGQEPAIHALAEATGFGYTRVPGPDGRLTQFAHASAIQLVTPDGRIAQYYLGVEYSPKDLMLGLVEASQHKIGSPVDNILTYCYHYDPTLNRHSLIIARVVQLACLVTLFCLGLYLAIMFRREAKQKQRPQVSSWKNVIG; the protein is encoded by the coding sequence ATGCAGGCACAGACCACAATCCGGAATGTTCAGCGCACCCTGGTGTGGGGACTTGCGCTGCTACTGGGCTTTTCCGCCTGCGCGGCCCGTGCCCAGGTCTCCGCCTACGGCGACAAACAGATGGGTGACAACAGTGCACAGGTGCCCTCTGCGCTGAACCGGGTCAACATCGTGCAGAAGCTCAATACCCGCCTCCCGCTGGAGGCTGAGTTCCACGATGAAACCGGCAAAACTGTGCATCTGGGAGACTACTTCGGCACCCGCCCGGTCATTCTCGCCCTGGTCTATTACAACTGCCCCATGCTCTGCTCCGAAGAGCTTAACGGCCTGGTCGGCGCGCTGGAGATGGTCAAGTTCCGGCCTGGCAAAGACTTCGACGTCGTAGTCGTCAGTATTGATCCCACCGAGACCTACAGCCTGGCGGCGCAAAAGAAGGCCTACTACGTCAAGCGTTACGGACATCCGGAAACCGCAGCAGGCTGGCACTTTCTCACCGGGCAGGAGCCGGCCATCCATGCTCTGGCCGAGGCCACTGGTTTTGGCTACACCCGTGTCCCTGGGCCGGACGGCAGGTTGACCCAGTTCGCCCATGCCAGCGCCATCCAGTTGGTAACGCCGGATGGGCGCATCGCACAGTACTATCTCGGCGTTGAATATTCACCGAAAGACCTGATGTTGGGGCTGGTCGAGGCCTCGCAGCACAAAATCGGCTCTCCGGTGGACAACATTCTCACCTATTGCTATCACTACGATCCCACGCTGAACAGGCACAGTCTGATCATTGCGCGCGTGGTGCAGTTGGCCTGCCTGGTGACCTTGTTCTGTCTCGGTTTGTATTTAGCAATCATGTTCCGGCGCGAAGCAAAACAAAAGCAGCGCCCACAGGTTTCAAGCTGGAAAAACGTGATCGGATAA
- a CDS encoding c-type cytochrome, with protein MRQIRSNRRKGLLAAGVMTLLVVLGGCRQDMHNQPKEIPQRGSEFFADGRSVRPQVVHTVARGQLQQDEYFYTGLLNGKEQDMMPFPVTMTVLERGQERFNIYCTPCHSRVGNGDGMIVQRGYKPAGNFHDARRLAEPLSHYFYVMTHGYGAMPDYAAQLSPEDRWAVAAYIRALQLSQNARLSDVPQGEQVHDLGQIAEREGLPASFAGPWPIAQDTDAQALPAQGIVAGAPAENANSVNLTGKTEGNAQDSARSHAMQTTSSGPKQ; from the coding sequence ATGAGACAGATCCGCAGCAACAGACGGAAGGGGCTTCTGGCCGCAGGCGTGATGACGCTGCTGGTCGTGCTCGGTGGCTGCCGTCAGGACATGCACAACCAGCCCAAAGAGATTCCGCAGCGCGGCTCGGAATTTTTCGCCGACGGTCGCTCGGTGCGTCCACAGGTCGTCCATACAGTCGCGCGTGGCCAGTTGCAGCAGGATGAATATTTCTATACCGGACTGCTGAATGGCAAAGAGCAGGACATGATGCCCTTTCCGGTCACCATGACCGTGCTCGAACGCGGTCAGGAACGTTTTAATATCTACTGCACTCCCTGCCACTCGCGCGTAGGCAATGGCGACGGCATGATTGTGCAGCGCGGCTATAAGCCGGCCGGCAACTTTCATGATGCGCGGCGTCTGGCTGAGCCGCTCAGCCACTATTTTTATGTGATGACCCATGGCTATGGGGCCATGCCAGACTATGCCGCACAGCTTTCTCCGGAGGACCGCTGGGCCGTGGCTGCCTATATCCGGGCGCTGCAATTGAGCCAGAATGCCAGGCTCTCCGATGTTCCGCAGGGAGAGCAGGTGCACGATCTGGGCCAGATTGCCGAGCGCGAGGGGCTTCCCGCCAGCTTCGCCGGACCGTGGCCCATCGCGCAGGACACCGATGCGCAGGCGCTTCCGGCGCAGGGCATCGTGGCTGGCGCACCTGCTGAGAATGCGAATTCGGTCAACCTGACAGGAAAAACAGAGGGCAACGCTCAAGATTCTGCCAGGAGCCATGCCATGCAAACCACATCATCTGGGCCAAAGCAATAA
- a CDS encoding DUF3341 domain-containing protein, with protein sequence MSSVREGTYGLLAEFDSPTELVRAAQAAYDSGYRRMDCYTPYPVEEAAAAIGFHRDEVSLVCLLGGLMGITAMFLMETWISVWAYPLNIAGRPYYSWPAFIVPAYEWTILWAGLSAFFGLFALCGLPQPYHPLFNAPNFRGGATSDKFFLCLEATDPKFEADQSRAFLESFSPVSVVEVEY encoded by the coding sequence ATGTCTTCTGTACGTGAAGGGACTTACGGACTGCTGGCGGAGTTTGATTCGCCCACTGAGCTCGTGCGCGCGGCGCAGGCTGCTTACGATTCCGGATACCGCCGCATGGACTGCTATACGCCATATCCGGTGGAAGAGGCTGCTGCCGCCATTGGATTCCATCGCGATGAGGTCTCCTTGGTCTGTTTGCTGGGCGGTCTGATGGGCATCACCGCCATGTTTTTGATGGAAACCTGGATCTCCGTCTGGGCCTATCCGTTAAATATTGCCGGACGGCCCTACTATTCCTGGCCGGCATTTATCGTGCCTGCCTATGAGTGGACGATCCTGTGGGCAGGCCTCTCGGCCTTTTTCGGGCTCTTTGCTCTCTGTGGCCTGCCGCAACCCTATCATCCGCTGTTCAATGCCCCGAATTTCCGCGGCGGCGCCACATCGGACAAGTTTTTCCTCTGCCTGGAGGCCACGGACCCGAAGTTTGAAGCCGACCAGTCCCGGGCGTTTCTGGAAAGCTTCAGCCCCGTCTCCGTCGTGGAGGTGGAGTATTAA